The Penicillium digitatum chromosome 6, complete sequence genome contains the following window.
TTCTAGCCCACCCAAAGTGTATTGGCACTCCATGCCTCTTCCGGTCCGATCTATAAACACCCTTAAGTGACTGCGCTTTGAGACCCCCCACATGAATACATTCAGACCACTTGTAGTACAGCATGAGGTACTTTTTTGATTTGCACGGATGGCCTAATGACATGACCAATAAGTGGGCACATGAACATTCCGCAGGGCGTTTTGCATTGATGCAAATCTGGGTCGCAGGACAGGGCCCAATTTCTGTACCATTTTTTCGTACTATCCTTACTTCAGTGAAGTTGGCACAACTGGATAAGAAAATTCAAGATCAGCGGAGGGGGATAGGATGCAATTTTATGTAGCATGATTTGGAACTCCAAACTTGGCGTCTTATTAAGTGGAAATCAGATGAAATGCGCCAATCCTTTCTCAATTTTGCCAGATTGTTACCAATCTTGGGAAAACTTGGTTCTCTTGCTCGTTTGAATACCCTTACCTTCTTTACCTCTGCTCCTCTGTTTTCTCATAGTGACTGACACCATGTGGCCCTTGATGCTGAGAGGGTCGGATCTGAAGTATCGAGAGATAAACAACAATGATGGAGAAGACACATCAGTTTCGGATCTTGAAGAGCATAGGAATTGGAATCTTCTCCTATACGTTGTGATCTCAATTCTCGCAACTGGGTGGACTACGACTACAATTCTTTATTGGAAATCTTCCACTATTGCTCCAACACCCAATCGCAAGTTCCAGCTCGAGACATTCACCCCTATTCCGGAGGACGTGTTTGAGCCAGTGAGAAAGGTATTCCAACCGGATGAGAGATACGTTGGAAATTCGAGAGAAGTGGACCACCATTGGGATGACTTGGTAGCTGGTGAGATCAGCTCACCCATCCCTTCCATATTTATTGTTTATTCACCTTCCTTATCTATAGGGCATGATGCCGTCTGGATTGAGGACCCCAAAAAGTGGAATTTGCCCGAGGGCATCGTCGCGCCATTCGATCATCCCCACAAAACTGATCCTCCGCAACATGATTTCTATGTGATCTCGATCCTCCACCAGCTGCACTGCCTAGTATGTTGGTGAATAATGGAATCGGACTAGAGAATTTGTCTAACTATAAGGGGCAGAACATGGTTCGCTTCCAGTTTTGGCAGGCTCGTGACGGTGTCGACCTCGATACAGAACATGATGCGGTTAAATGGAACCTGCATGTCTTGCATTGCTTCGAATATCTTCGGCAAGCGATTTcctgtggaggagatcttaTTATAGAGGGATCAAGCCCAATAAAAGTTGGAAAGGGTAAATTCAATCCTCTTTGTCATTTGTTGTTGTCCTAGACTATTCTAATCATCTTGTTCCAACAGGGCATGCTACTTCCGTCACTGGATGGGGAGTTGAGCATGACTGTATTGATTTCGAACTACTGCGTCAGTTTCAGATCGAACAGGAAAGAAAATACAATCTGACATGGCAGCATAATTTCCATGGATGATCGGAAATCAGGGCTGGACTCTGCATGGAAGTGGCAGTGCCAAGGCTGAGCTGGTAACCCTCTGGTAAGGTGGTCGATACCTACGAACATTATAATATCAAAGCAAGCAAGATTCAAATATCTTTTGCTTTTTAACACGATGCCTAGCATACAATTTGCAATTCCTTTTCGCCTTAATTCGCCGTCTGGTGCCGCGTACAAGCCAAAATCTTGAAGATGTAGCTTTTTGTACATTAAATTCTTAAACTGCTGCCTCAAGCACCCTCTATACCCAAGTTACGTGGAAAACTGCGCCAAAGCCCCTCTAATGGCCTAATTAGCTGCTAGTTTGATACAATTCTAGAAAATGAGCTAGAAATTCAAGGAAAACAAAGTAAACGCGTGATTCGATATTTTGTGTAGCAGGCAATATCTTTATTAATAGTCAATGCCGGGTGGCTCAATTGAAAGAGATGAGCTTTCAACAGGTTTCTTTTATTTATGTGCGGCTGCTGAAATTTTATGCGGCATACGTTAGAAGCGCGTTATTCTCTTGGAGACTTTGGTACTTCTGTTGCCAACGAGGAAGAGAACAGCGAGATCTATCTTGGTCTAGGGATGAATTATTGTAGTTACAGGAGACAAGCTTCCCTATGGACTTAACACAATTTCCTGGTAGCTTGTGCGAAATTCACAATTTCAATGAGTTCTGATTCAGAAATCAAGATAGATGTACGTAAAACAAAACCATCCAAAtcgcatcatcatcaacaaatCATCGTCCCATTAGATTTCTTCTCTCGGGCTGAAGCTCATGGCATATCTCTTGAATCGTTCCATTATTCTGGCTGGTCAAAGGGACATGAAGTCCTTTTTCACTCCTGTTCTTGATTGAACTAGCCGGAAGACCAGACCCAGGCTGGTTCAGGGACCTCGTTCTTTGCGTCCTCTTTAGCCTCGCGCTTGGAGGACGAGGACCAAACCCAGGCGGGCTCCAGAGTATCGGTCTTTGAATCCTCTCTAGCCTCGCGCTTGGAAGACCAGACCCAGGCGGGCTCCAGGGTCTCGGTCTTTGCGTCTTCTTTAGCCTCGCGCTTGGAAGACCAGACCCAGGCGGGCTCCAGGGTCTCGGTCTTTGCATCCTCTCTAGCCTCGCGCTTGGAAGACCAGACCCAGGCGGGCTCCAGAGTATCGGTCTTTGCATCCTCTCTAGCATCGCGCTTGGAAGACCAGACCCAGGCGGGCTCCAGAGTATCGGTCTTTGAATCCTCTCTAGCCTCGCGCTTGGAAGACCAGACCCAGGCGGGCTCCAGAGTATCGGTCTTTGCATCCTCTCTAGCATCGCGCTTGGAAGACCAGACCCAGGCAGGTTCTGGGGCTTCAGGCTTCGCTGCAGCCTTGGAATTGATAGCCAAACCACTGGAGACTGCAGCCAATGCAACTGCCAGGACAGCGTGGATGGCGATGAACTTCATATTGAAGACTATATACAATTAGTCTTCGTACACTGGACGTAAATTTAACATGCAGGATTGATCTCACATTTGCTCGTCAACTTAAAACCGGAAGATTGGAATGTGTGTGAAGAGTGAGGTTTTGAAGCTTGATATTGATGTCGATGAAAATGTATTTCAGGTGGTCAACTTGCAAAGTATTTATAAAATCCGGCCCAGAATAGCCACACAGCCAAAAGTTGAATCTTTGCAAGTCCGTGAGCTGAACTTTCTCATGtcgatcttccttttacaGAGAGTATCTCCATCGGTTGTTCGTGCCCCCTCTCATGAGAATCAAAAGCTGTGTCAAGGCAGCGAGGACATGGTCGCAAGCGGGGATTGCGTGCTTCTGACCAATTACTTCGGTCGGTCTCGCGGCGTTACATGGAATGCCTGCGACTCTGCCTCTTTTCAGTCCGTGGCTGTCCATGGATTAAAAGGTGCGTAAACTTGCATCAAGCTAGGGATTGCTAACTGCATATCTCGCCTTTTTCTAAAACTCACCAACATTTCAGAATTGCCTCATATCTTAGCAGTAGCACGCTTTATACATTGAATCAATAACCAAAACAATAGGGAGATATGCCGGTAATGCTCATGATCCTCTGTTCAGTGGATCAGCAGTGATGCGTATCAATTCGTGTTAGTGTATATCAATAGGACCCTTATTCTATGCCTCCACCGAACTGTATTGAATTATTGTCTTAAAACGAGAGCTTCCGCATATTTCAAGGGTGAAAGCCTGGAAGACAACTGTTCCCTACCCTGCATACGCATTCTATCATTCATTGCTACTCGATTTTTCCCAACTACAATCCTTTCCGCTCAAACCCATTTCAATTGTTTGACTCTATTCATCTTCGATCACTGCCAAAAAAGGTTCTAAGGATACTGCCATCCAAAATGGCCAGAAATAATACACTTGCGGACGTACATAGCGAGAAATACCGACATGCCGATGATGCTCAATCCAGATCTAGTGAAACCCTGTTAGGTGAACCTAAGAGTCGATATCTTGTATCCAAAAGACTTTCCAGGGCATATATCATCCTTCTCCCCACCGTTTTTGTACTGGGAGCTGCTCTAGGCTTTGCCGGTCTTTCATTCTTCAAAAGACCCGAGTTTGTGCCAGGAGTACGCCTAAAGACTCCCATACCCAACAAGATCTTTCAGCAGCGACTGAAAGTACCATTTGTGCCTGACAACAGATACTATGGTAGTGGCGATTCCGTTGATAAAGCCTGGAACGAAATTACGAGCGGTAAGCTGGTTTTATTCTTCTGTTATCATCCCACCGGAGATAGAAGTGTGCGGCAAATGAAAATTAACTCTCAACCTCCAGGAGGTGACTCTGTATGGCTACAAAATCCATCAGATTACAACTTAGACAAGGGTATCTCTGATCCTTTGAATACGGACAACCTGGATGAGCGGTTTTACGTCTTGTCAAACCTTCACCAACTTCATTGTGTTGTAAGTCAGATTAAGATCTCCGAAGAATCGAATTTGTGGGTTTCTAATAAATCAGACTAATGACTCTTCATCAGAATGTTGTTCGGCGACGTTTCCGCCACTTCGAGTCTCAAATCAGCCAACCCGTCAACGAATCAGAGGCAATTACAGCAGGCTGGACTGAGCATACTGACCACTGCTTTGAATATCTTCGTCTTTCAATCACATGCGGAGACTTCCTGGTTATGGAACCTGCCAGTCCACCGGGGACATCGCCAGAGCTGACAGCTGGAGGGCTGGGATGGGGGGTCGTGCACGAATGTATCGACTTCAACGCGCTAAGGAAATGGCAGGCTGCTAAGAGACACGAGTCTGAAGAGTTGCTTCGTTAGCGCATACTTGCCTTGTTGGAAATATCCAGATTTGGACCGTCCATTGGTTTTCTCTATCTGCAGCAATAAAACCACTGTTGATACTTCGATATGTTCTGAAAGGTGGCACTATTCTAAACTTTCAGTGTGGACCAAGCTCCGTAAAATACTTACGCGAGCCATGAAGACTTGTTTTACCCACGCCAGTACCTGTTTGCCTCAATGTTTAGTCCCAGTCCGCATCAACACCTCATGTACGCACATGACATCGATGACCGTGTTCTGTACTGCATATTGATAAATACTAGCGCGGCTCATGTGTGTATTTAGCGAGGTACGGTGGTACGATTGCGTAAATTACCAGAGTGCGGGGAGCAACAGATAGCGGCATGGCCCGAAGCCATGATCATCCCGTTGCTCTGATCAAGTCCACTCTGATTAAACTGGGAATGTGAGATGAAGGTGTTGCGAAAAGTACGGGTGATGCGCCCCTTCATGATGCAAGGGTTCGAAGATCATCCCGCCATTCTATTTCGAGATTGGCGCTGAGCCGTCTATCTTCCACCAGTCGGGGTTCCCGACGGTCTCCCAGATAACGAAAATTCGCAATTTCTATTATGTCAAATTGCCTAATCAATCTTCTAGCCTAGATCAACGCAAGGGCCATCGCAGGATAGGTCAGCTGGTCTAGGCTGGAGCGTGGGTCTCATCACCCATTTCGTTGTTCCCTCAAGCACGCGCGGGGGTATTGCTGCAGTCGATAGCACCCCCTACTGGATTTTTCAACTCCCACAACTTTCTCTTACCAATCACTTCTCATCTGAAACCCTGGACACTACGTGACCGTAAAGTGAAACACGCAAACATGAGTTCTCAGTTTGAGGCATCTCCAACGTTCTCGATTGAGAGTGACCGCCTTCATATCTCCTACTTTTTACCCGACTCCCCCGAGCACTGTCTTTTCCTAGTCGAATTATGGAACAGTAAGGAGTTCATGAGGACTTGCGGTCGTACCGGTATCGATACAGCAGAGAAGGCCTCTGACTTCCTTCGCAACCGCGTTCATGCTGACTACGCCCGAAACAATTATGGCATGTTTCTGGTTTCACTGAAGCCACATGAGAACGCGTCTTTAGCCGAATGCACCCCCATTGGCTCCGTATCATTGATGAGAGGCGAGCCACCGAACGCTTACCTGGCACCCGACATTGGATATGCATTTCTGCCCACGGAAACTGGGAAGGGATATGCAACCGAAGCCGCACTTGCATTGATGGGGTATGCGAAGAGGGAACTTGGGGTCGACTCAGTATTTGGATTCTGTGGCAAAGATGATACCCACAGTGCCAGGGTGTTAGCGAAGATTGGGCTCGAGTTTCGAGGACAAAAAAAACTGAAGGTTTTCGGCGGGAGGGAAAGTGCTGTTTGGGCGCTTCCTACAATGAGCCAGGATCTGAGTGTGTACGGCTTAGACAACTGAGGAAAGAATTGCACGGTGTTTCTTATGCCTTATTTTTCATTTGCTGATTGCAGCAAGTGATCTCAGCGAGcgctttttttcttctctggtTTTCATCACAAACCTAGACATCTATCAGATCAGATAGTCTTAAGGAAGGGGTCCTCGTGCATATTAGTAGCTGACCTGCATCTGGTATTTTTGGTATTCTAGTAAGACCAGAGGACTCCTAAGAACTTACAGTGGACAGAAAGCATAACTAGCAGGAAACAGAGGGGTCTCATAGATACCCACTTAACAGCTGCAGAAAAACCGAATACAGTTGGAACACCCACAACATCGAAGATCCCAGCTGAAAGCAAAATTGCCCATCTAAGTAACTTGATGAGTGCCTTGGAGTCCATTAGATCGTCCCGCAGCATGGGCCCAAATTGTAGCCTCAATCCTCGCCCTCTGTTCTGTCTCGACAGTCGAAGTATTATCCCCGAAGACAGAGTCCATTTCCTCCAAAGTTTTTCCATTTGTCTCCGGGACGAAAAACCACGTCCAAATAAATGACAAGCCACAAAATACACAGAAGAAAACATAAGTCCCATATCCAGTATTCTGTATAAGTGGGGGAGTAATGAGCCCGATTATGAAGTTGTTAAGCCAGTTCGACATTGTGGAGTATGCCATACCCTTAGCACGTAGCGAGGAAGGAAAGATCTCAGCCGGCATGGCCCAAGGAATAGGACCCCAACTAGCTCCGTAGGTGAGCATGAAGAAGCACAGGAACGCGACACAAACCCAGCCCTCTTTTGAATGCGCAGGCCAGTTTGATTGGTACTGGCTCATAAGTATAGCGATGATGAGATGCGCAAGAGCCATACAGCTAGCACCACCAAAGAGCAAAGGTCTCCGGCCGAATTTATCCATTCCCCATAGTGACCAGAAACAGGCTAACAGCTGGCAGATGTTGATAACACCGGACATGTGGAGTTGCATCTCGTATTTTAGACCCATTCCTGCAAACAGACTGGGTGAGTAGTAGATGAGGGCGTTGACCCCGCCAAATTCTGCGGGAAGAAATGAGTCAGTTCGTGTAATCAGGAAAAGCAATGCAGATTGGTAAAACGACCCCGGTAGACAAACACTCACGTTGGAAGAACATCAGTACGATACCGACATGCGTACGCTTCCAACACCCTTTGCggaaacagtccaggtagCTCCAAAAATGAAGCATAGCACGGCTGGTGTGGCTTCCATCCTGCCAATTTGGGTGTCTCACGATGCTCACTTCCTTACAATAAGCTACCTCGGAGCGTATCTCAACCCACTCTCGGATGACGCGCTCGTCAGTAGGGTCGACACCACGCAACTTGCAGAGAACCTGAAGTGCTTCTTCatctcggcctcggccaGCGAGCCAACGAGGTGAATAAGGTAGGAATGGAATACCAACACCGAGAAATAAGGCAGGGATCATCTGTAGGATTGATTAGTAAATAACAACTCAGGACTGACAGGGGAGGCGCACCTGAATGAGGAAAGGAAGGCGCCACGACCATTCACTAGAAATATACCTTGTACCATAGGTGATGTAGAAAGCAACTACGACAGCAGTAACAATTGCAAGCTCCtgcagaacaagcaatgtgCCACGAATCTCCGGGGGCGCGATCTCAGAAATGTAAAGCGGTGCCACCATAGCCAGCATACCGACACCAAAACCTCCAACAAACCGGGCACCTACAAGCATTTCAAAACTCATAGCTCCAGTTTGTAGGGCGGAACCTAAGAGGAAAATTACCACTGCAACCATGATAGACCACTTGCGAGAGATCTTGTCGGCAATCCATCCTTGGTTCATGGCTCCAACAAAGGCCCCCAGCTCGATCATGGCAGTGAGGATACCTTTCTGAAATCCTGAACCAGGTGCATTGGGGCCAACCTCCGGGAATCGCTCGAGGAACTGGTCCATTGTAAGGGTGATGGATACGACACCTTGGTCGTAGCCGAACAGGGCCCCGCCTAATGTTGCGAAGGCGGCGCATGCTGCTACATATTTGTTCGTGAGGATACCCTTTAGACCTTTAATGCAGGAATTTGAATTAGAGAGTGATGAATACAGAGAAAGTGGAGGGTGTTAATACCAGGTTCGCCATATGGTTGTCTTGTGGACCCAGGGAAAGGTATGAGAGTAGAAGGACACGATTTCAAATCTGATTCAAAATGTTCGGTCTCCGGGGATTCTTTGTTCTCCGCCATCATCTGACTCTCTAGTAGCTAGGAAAACCGGTCGATATTAGAACTGGGTAATAATGATCAAAGATCCAATTGAGAAACCAAAAATTGAAGATATCTTTCAAATATAAGCAAAAGCGTGGATTGTGAATTTTATTGATGCAACTTCTACATCAAACACAGCCCCTGTAATTACTGCAACCTGTTTCCCCCTTTGCACTGCCCTTAGTATGAAATTGACGATTTAGAGTTAGGACTCATCGCCATCGACCGGTGGAGAATGCGGGGAAGACCCGCTAAGCTACCCATGCCCAATTCGCGAGGCCCCAGAATCTCACCGAGTCGGACACCATTTTCCGGCTCGGATACGATTTTCCTTCCATAGCCGGCTGAAAAGTCCTCTTTTAGAAGAATCGGAGTGCATTGTAACTCAACGTCATACTCTTCTAGTTCAGTATATACAAGGATGCCCATGGATTTGTATTTCCGAGCCAATGCCAAAGACCCCACAAAAGACAGCCGGAAGTAATCTCAGCATAATGTCAAAGATCTTGGGTCATAGATTGTAACATAGAATCGAATAAGAGGCGGTGAATTCGCATGCTTAACCAATCAGATGTTTGACATGCTGATCCCGATGAATCCCGACATTCTGCTCCTTTGTATAGCCAATCATTCAGTTGCTAACATTGTAAGGGGCATTCGGGAGCATTCCCGTGCTAGTCTCGCTAGTCCGATGAAACCTCAAATCTCGGCACATCCCGCATGGCTGGGAAAGATTTCTTTGTGACCTATGGCGTCTCCACCCCAAGTGTCTCCATATTCTCATTCCTCTAACGTTTGAACATGTAATTATCTCAGCTCTGCAAGAAAATTTTTCAACTATACTCAGAAGTCATCTTTGACATACAAACCCAGGGACTTCCACCCGATCACCCTCGGACATACCTTGAAGGAAGGTACAAAACCCATCATGGGTCAGGATATTGGGGGGTGTCGCCTGTATGGCTTGCGAAAGACAGAGAGCAATCTCATAAACCGAACCATTTGTGCAAAGCTGCGGCTAACATGATACCAGCCAAAATCAGTGGGACTCATTAAAGATTTTGACTACTAAATCATCAGAATCGTGCGAGTTACACAAAGTGAGTCTTCTTGATTCTATCGGAAACCTTTCTCCGACCTTTATTGTTCGACGGCTTGATGGCTAATTCACGACCCTAACAGAGTCTGCCAATGCATCGTACTTGGAAGAAATACTCACAACGTCTACGTAACTACTGAAAGCGATCAAGTTTATCCTTAGTGCGGGCATGCCGGCCTATGATATAATGGTAAGACCTTTCTTTCCTATGCAGCTTTTGTAGTTCAGCACAATGATGCTAACCTTGTAAAATTATCAGCGTTCGAGCATTGCTTTAATTGCAGAAAAACTTCATCCTAACACGAGAAAGGGCGAGGGCCTTTTGTCTTAGATCCCAAAAAATCGAGCGAGCTGTCCGCATCGATGTGATAACGGATAGCATATACATTTATTTATTCAAGGCAGCAGAATAAGTCGACTGTATAGACGATGACGAGTAAGGTGTCCGGCTTCGTGATTTTTGAGAGAGCTTTCTCAAAGATCGCAGCCTAAGAAACTGGCTCAGCTATGTATTTCACGGGTATCTAAGACAAACTTTACAAGGACCGTCTTGATTATCGCCTGGATTTCTGGCGTGTAAATTACGTAGTAAGTTCTATCCCCAGTTTATACACTTGTGAACGGGTGAAAACTAGATTTATGCCTTCTTTTTCACGGTCTATCTATTTTCACAGTTTCGTGACGACAAGTATATGATTATTAAAATGGTTGGTTCTTTGGAGATGCTGCTAGTCGAATGGAAATGTCAACGGAAAGAAATGCAGACAAGATCTAGCTGTGATCTTGAGATAAGAGAAGGCAAGTTGTTTGGTCTATTAAAAGAGTCTTTCCACTAATCTGATCTCGAAATTTGAAGGCATTTTATAGAGAATTTACAGGGTCTAGAGCTTGGACCTCTTTCATACGTGGTCCAAGTATTGATGCGATTCTGCCCTACTACATACAGCAAAGGCATTCGACTTCTTATGCCGCAAATTGCAAGAGCCACATAGAATCATATAGTAGATTCTACAATTAGATTTCAAACCATGTTTGCCACAATATTTAAAACGTATTGGATGGCAATACTATTTTACCTTAATGGAAAAATACTCCCAAAGGGAACATCTACCTCCGGAGCTTCAGGGT
Protein-coding sequences here:
- a CDS encoding Oxidase ustYa, with the translated sequence MWPLMLRGSDLKYREINNNDGEDTSVSDLEEHRNWNLLLYVVISILATGWTTTTILYWKSSTIAPTPNRKFQLETFTPIPEDVFEPVRKVFQPDERYVGNSREVDHHWDDLVAGHDAVWIEDPKKWNLPEGIVAPFDHPHKTDPPQHDFYVISILHQLHCLNMVRFQFWQARDGVDLDTEHDAVKWNLHVLHCFEYLRQAISCGGDLIIEGSSPIKVGKGHATSVTGWGVEHDCIDFELLRQFQIEQERKYNLTWQHNFHG
- a CDS encoding Myristoylated alanine-rich C-kinase substrate, with protein sequence MKFIAIHAVLAVALAAVSSGLAINSKAAAKPEAPEPAWVWSSKRDAREDAKTDTLEPAWVWSSKREAREDSKTDTLEPAWVWSSKRDAREDAKTDTLEPAWVWSSKREAREDAKTETLEPAWVWSSKREAKEDAKTETLEPAWVWSSKREAREDSKTDTLEPAWVWSSSSKREAKEDAKNEVPEPAWVWSSG
- a CDS encoding GNAT family acetyltransferase, putative, giving the protein MSSQFEASPTFSIESDRLHISYFLPDSPEHCLFLVELWNSKEFMRTCGRTGIDTAEKASDFLRNRVHADYARNNYGMFLVSLKPHENASLAECTPIGSVSLMRGEPPNAYLAPDIGYAFLPTETGKGYATEAALALMGYAKRELGVDSVFGFCGKDDTHSARVLAKIGLEFRGQKKLKVFGGRESAVWALPTMSQDLSVYGLDN
- a CDS encoding Major facilitator superfamily domain, general substrate transporter; amino-acid sequence: MDQFLERFPEVGPNAPGSGFQKGILTAMIELGAFVGAMNQGWIADKISRKWSIMVAVVIFLLGSALQTGAMSFEMLVGARFVGGFGVGMLAMVAPLYISEIAPPEIRGTLLVLQELAIVTAVVVAFYITYGTRYISSEWSWRLPFLIQMIPALFLGVGIPFLPYSPRWLAGRGRDEEALQVLCKLRGVDPTDERVIREWVEIRSEVAYCKEVSIVRHPNWQDGSHTSRAMLHFWSYLDCFRKGCWKRTHVGIVLMFFQQFGGVNALIYYSPSLFAGMGLKYEMQLHMSGVINICQLLACFWSLWGMDKFGRRPLLFGGASCMALAHLIIAILMSQYQSNWPAHSKEGWVCVAFLCFFMLTYGASWGPIPWAMPAEIFPSSLRAKGMAYSTMSNWLNNFIIGLITPPLIQNTGYGTYVFFCVFCGLSFIWTWFFVPETNGKTLEEMDSVFGDNTSTVETEQRARIEATIWAHAAGRSNGLQGTHQVT